TAATTACAATATCTTCTTCGATTTGTTTATTTGTGTCTCTTTGCTGTGTCAAGATACAAAATATTTTTTTCTTTACATTTGGATTAAATGCACTCAAATATTGTTTCCGTTGTTTTATAGCCTTTCCATTTCCTATCTTACACTCAATAATAATATGATAATTGTTTTCTTGGATGAGTTCAATGTCTGTTCTTCCTTCCTCTCTTTTCTTTTCTGTTATAACAGTGGCTAATTTATAATTTTTGTAATTATTTTTAATCGAGATTCCCAAAAAACGTAAAAATTGAAAATAACAATCACTGTCGCTTGCAAGCAAAAAAGCGAATGCTTTTGCTAATGCTACTTCATCTGCGCCAAGCAAATCAAAAAAGTTATAAGTAGTTTTACTCGTGTCTGTTCTTTTCAATATCATGCTATACTAATAAGCAAATTCTCTCATTTTTCTACCCTCTTTATATCCCTTATCGTAAGTTGAATGTTGGTGTTACCGTTAAATATATTTTCATCCAGTGTATAGCAAATATCAAGCGGATTAAACGCTTTCAGGTGGTCGTTATATTCATACATACGGAAAGCAATGCCGCTCATTACATTTTCACAACTTGCATCGGTCAATTCAAGTTTTAAATGTTCCTGGTCTTTTCCTACCAAACGGCTGCTGTCGTTATAATCAAACACGCGGCGCGATTCAAAAACAGGTTTCATATTTCCGGGACCGAACGGAGCAAATTGCTTGAGCACACGAATAAATTTCGGGGTGATGTCTTTAAATTGTAAAACGGCATCAATTTCTATTTGCGGATAGGTTTGTTCTTCTAAAATATTTTCAGCCACAGATTGCTCAAAACAACGAGTGAATTCCTCCACGTTTTCAATTTTCATTGTTAAACCGGCAGCGTACATGTGTCCGCCAAAATTTTCGAGCAAATCTTTGCACGCTTCAATGGATTTATAAATATCAAAACCCGATACGGAACGGGCAGAACCCGACGCAAAACCATTGGAATTAGTTAGAACAATAGTTGGTTTATAAAACTCTTCCGACAAACGTGAAGCAACAATTCCAATTACACCTTTATGCCAATCGGGATTATAAACCACTACCGATTTTCGTTCCTTGTAATTTTCATCGTTGCGTATCAAGTTTAACGCCTGATCGGTAATGTTTTTATCTAAATCTTTACGNTCGTTNTTGTAGGTATTTATGGTATTGCTTTTCTTAAATGCGTCGTTATAATTATTTGAAACAAGAAGTTGAACGGCTTCTTTTCCTTGCTTCATTCGTCCCGAAGCATTTATACGCGGACCTATTTTAAAAACAATGTCGCTTACGGTTATTTCTCTGTCTTTCAGCCCGCANACATCAATTATTGCTTTTACTCCCGTGCTTGGATTGCTATTAATTTGCTTCAACCCGTAAAACATAAAAATCCGGTTTTCGCCGGTAATAGGAACAATATCGGATGCAATACTCAATGCCATTAAATCCAATAACGGTGCAAGTTGATTAAAATCGATATTATTTACCGATGAAAACGCTTGTAGTAGTTTAAAACCCACACCGCAACCCGACAAATGTTTGTAAGGATAATTGCAATCTTCCCTTTTCGGGTCGAGTACGGCAATTGCAGGCGGAAGTTCCGCATCGGGCGTATGATGGTCGCAAATAATAAAATCTATGCTTTTTTCATTAGCGTATTTTACTTTTTCAATGGCTTTAATTCCGCAATCCAATGCGATGATTAAACTAAAATTATTTTCAGCGGCATAATCAATACCAAAGTAAGATATTCCGTAACCTTCGGTATATCTATCGGGAATGTAAAAATCCAGATTGGAGTAAAATTTTGAAAGATATTTATAAACAAGGGATACGGAAGTAGTTCCATCCACATCATAATCACCGTAAATTAATATCTTTTCGTTATTTTGCATAGCCGCGGTAAGACGATTTACCGCCTTATCCATATCCGCCATCAGAAAAGG
The genomic region above belongs to uncultured Paludibacter sp. and contains:
- a CDS encoding Exonuclease RecJ, with product MINTWIYSELTEEQKQIKEQLANELSISPILAQLLVQRDIKTFDEARAFFRPSLADLHDPFLMADMDKAVNRLTAAMQNNEKILIYGDYDVDGTTSVSLVYKYLSKFYSNLDFYIPDRYTEGYGISYFGIDYAAENNFSLIIALDCGIKAIEKVKYANEKSIDFIICDHHTPDAELPPAIAVLDPKREDCNYPYKHLSGCGVGFKLLQAFSSVNNIDFNQLAPLLDLMALSIASDIVPITGENRIFMFYGLKQINSNPSTGVKAIIDVCGLKDREITVSDIVFKIGPRINASGRMKQGKEAVQLLVSNNYNDAFKKSNTINTYXNXRKDLDKNITDQALNLIRNDENYKERKSVVVYNPDWHKGVIGIVASRLSEEFYKPTIVLTNSNGFASGSARSVSGFDIYKSIEACKDLLENFGGHMYAAGLTMKIENVEEFTRCFEQSVAENILEEQTYPQIEIDAVLQFKDITPKFIRVLKQFAPFGPGNMKPVFESRRVFDYNDSSRLVGKDQEHLKLELTDASCENVMSGIAFRMYEYNDHLKAFNPLDICYTLDENIFNGNTNIQLTIRDIKRVEK